One part of the Macrobrachium rosenbergii isolate ZJJX-2024 chromosome 3, ASM4041242v1, whole genome shotgun sequence genome encodes these proteins:
- the LOC136850547 gene encoding uncharacterized protein, whose product MAVLTSIEDVQPFINRETLEVDIESLKKDELLLIAEYGGYVLQIKLKQLENEAKEKDREDREKERKHEERQREHEERQREHEERQREHELKLAQLKFGVPEAYRQKFRELKKASNETYSEFARCKERLFEDWCNSRKVGNMQDMRELILLEEFKNCVPKDLKAHLEETQVETLKVAAELLDDSSLTHKKVYEEWVSNSRSDHLQAWELAKDTIVKSQRKMKEVFDVKTKCRTFKEGDKVLILLPLVENQLQAKFVGPYEIEKKINDSNYVVNTPDRKKKQWVCHVNMLKLYCERKVEPSMLIQKS is encoded by the exons atggCAGTTCTAACCAGTATCGAAGATGTACAACCATTTATAAATAGGGAAACGTTGGAGGTTGACATTGAATCATTAAAGAAAGATGAACTTTTATTAATAGCAGAATATGGTGGCTACGTG TTGCAGATTAAGTTGAAGCAATTAGAAAATGAGGCTaaggagaaagatagagaggatagagaaaaggaaaggaaacatgaggagagacagagggaacatgaggagagacagagggaacatgaggagagacagagagagcacgAACTTAAACTAGCTCAATTGAAGTTTGGAG TGCCTGAGGCCTATAGGCAGAAGTTTAGGGAGTTAAAGAAAGCAAGTAATGAGACTTATTCAGAGTTTGCTAGATGCAAAGAAAGGTTATTTGAAGACTGGTGTAATTCTAGGAAAGTAGGAAATATGCAGGATATGAGGGAGCTAATTTTGTTGGAGGAGTTTAAAAACTGTGTACCAAAAGATTTAAAAGCTCATTTAGAGGAAACTCAAGTAGAAACATTAAAAGTAGCTGCTGAACTCCTCGATGACAGTAGTTTGACTCATAAGAAAGTGTATGAAG AATGGGTGTCAAATTCCAGAAGTGATCATTTGCAAGCTTGGGAATTAGCTAAGGATACTATAGTTaagtcacaaagaaaaatgaaagaggtgTTTGATGTGAAAACCAAGTGTAGGACATTTAAAGAGGGAGACAAAGTCTTAATATTATTACCTTTAGTTGAGAATCAATTGCAAGCTAAGTTTGTGGGTCCTTatgaaattgagaagaaaattaacGACTCTAATTATGTGGTTAACACACCTGACAGGAAAAAGAAACAGTGGGTTTGCCATGTTAATATGCTTAAATTATATTGTGAAAGGAAGGTAGAGCCTAGTATGTTAATTCAGAAGAGTTGA